A window of the Streptomyces sp. NBC_01351 genome harbors these coding sequences:
- the argG gene encoding argininosuccinate synthase yields MSKVLTSLPAGERVGIAFSGGLDTSVAVAWMRDKGAVPCTYTADIGQYDEPDIASVPGRAKAYGAEIARLVDCRAALVEEGLAALTCGAFHIRSGGRAYFNTTPLGRAVTGTLLVRAMLEDNVQIWGDGSTFKGNDIERFYRYGLLANPHLRIYKPWLDADFVTELGGRKEMSEWLLAHDLPYRDSTEKAYSTDANIWGATHEAKTLEHLDTGVETVEPIMGVRFWDPSVEIATEDVTIGFDQGRPVTINGKEFASPVDLVMEANAIGGRHGMGMSDQIENRIIEAKSRGIYEAPGLALLHAVYERLVNAIHNEDTLAHYHNEGRRLGRLMYEGRWLDPQALMVRESLQRWVGAAVTGEVTLRLRRGEDYSILNTTGPAFSYHPDKLSMERTEDSAFGPVDRIGQLTMRNLDIADSRAKLEQYVGLGLIGTGHPTVGAAQAAATGLIGSMPEGGAEAIASRGEVSEDEEMLDRAAMESGTD; encoded by the coding sequence ATGTCTAAGGTCCTCACCTCCCTTCCCGCCGGCGAACGCGTCGGCATCGCCTTCTCGGGCGGCCTCGACACGTCCGTCGCGGTCGCGTGGATGCGCGACAAGGGCGCCGTCCCGTGCACGTACACCGCCGACATCGGCCAGTACGACGAGCCCGACATCGCCTCGGTGCCCGGCCGTGCGAAGGCCTACGGCGCCGAGATCGCGCGCCTGGTCGACTGCCGCGCGGCGCTGGTCGAGGAGGGTCTGGCCGCGCTCACCTGCGGGGCGTTCCACATCCGCTCGGGCGGGCGCGCCTACTTCAACACCACTCCGCTCGGCCGCGCCGTCACGGGCACCCTCCTGGTCCGGGCGATGCTCGAGGACAACGTCCAGATCTGGGGCGACGGCTCGACCTTCAAGGGCAACGACATCGAGCGGTTCTACCGTTACGGTCTGCTCGCCAACCCGCACCTGCGGATCTACAAGCCCTGGCTGGACGCGGACTTCGTGACCGAGCTCGGCGGCCGCAAGGAGATGTCGGAGTGGCTCCTGGCCCACGACCTCCCGTACCGCGACAGCACGGAGAAGGCGTACTCCACCGACGCCAACATCTGGGGCGCCACCCACGAGGCCAAGACCCTGGAGCACCTCGACACCGGCGTGGAGACGGTCGAGCCGATCATGGGCGTGCGGTTCTGGGACCCCTCGGTCGAGATCGCCACCGAGGACGTCACGATCGGCTTCGACCAGGGCCGCCCCGTCACGATCAACGGCAAGGAGTTCGCCTCCCCCGTCGACCTCGTGATGGAGGCCAACGCGATCGGCGGCCGCCACGGCATGGGCATGTCGGACCAGATCGAGAACCGGATCATCGAGGCCAAGAGCCGCGGCATCTACGAGGCGCCCGGCCTGGCCCTGCTGCACGCGGTCTACGAGCGTCTGGTCAACGCGATCCACAACGAGGACACCCTCGCGCACTACCACAACGAGGGCCGGCGCCTCGGCCGGCTGATGTACGAGGGCCGCTGGCTGGACCCGCAGGCGCTGATGGTCCGCGAGTCGCTCCAGCGCTGGGTCGGCGCGGCCGTCACCGGCGAGGTGACGCTGCGACTGCGGCGCGGTGAGGACTACTCGATCCTCAACACCACGGGCCCGGCGTTCAGCTACCACCCGGACAAGCTGTCCATGGAGCGCACCGAGGACTCGGCGTTCGGCCCGGTGGACCGGATCGGCCAGCTCACCATGCGCAACCTCGACATCGCCGACTCGCGCGCCAAGCTGGAGCAGTACGTCGGGCTCGGCCTGATCGGCACCGGCCACCCGACCGTGGGCGCCGCGCAGGCGGCCGCGACCGGGCTGATCGGCAGCATGCCCGAGGGCGGCGCCGAGGCCATCGCGTCCCGCGGCGAGGTCTCCGAGGACGAGGAGATGCTGGACCGCGCGGCGATGGAGTCCGGCACGGACTAG
- a CDS encoding dioxygenase family protein, with protein sequence MAENDTSRTSRRTVLLAAGSAGAAALTAACSGPVATRGAAGQPSASPPRPSGTGSTPACVLTTEAGAGPYYLDLDRVRSDITEGRGGVPLRLDLTVVRVSAGCRPIAEATVDVWHADASGDYSTGTATFLRGSQVTDGTGRCVFRTIVPGWYAGLAPHIHFKVHPDTRTETTSQFFFPEGFLVKVYARRPYSRRPAPEHPNQRDSRYRSSGAAMTLAPSPDGDGYRAAYTVGIA encoded by the coding sequence ATGGCCGAGAACGACACCTCCCGGACCAGCCGTCGTACCGTGCTGCTGGCCGCCGGATCGGCCGGGGCCGCCGCACTGACCGCGGCCTGCTCAGGCCCCGTCGCGACCCGGGGTGCGGCCGGCCAGCCGTCGGCCTCGCCACCCCGGCCCTCGGGCACCGGCAGCACCCCGGCCTGCGTCCTGACCACGGAAGCGGGCGCGGGCCCGTACTACCTGGACCTGGACCGGGTCCGGTCTGACATCACCGAGGGCCGGGGCGGGGTGCCGTTGCGGCTGGACCTAACGGTGGTCCGGGTCTCCGCGGGCTGCCGGCCGATCGCGGAGGCCACCGTCGACGTGTGGCACGCCGACGCCTCGGGCGACTACTCCACCGGCACGGCCACCTTCCTGCGCGGCTCGCAGGTCACCGATGGCACCGGCCGCTGCGTGTTCCGAACGATCGTGCCCGGGTGGTACGCGGGGTTGGCGCCGCACATCCACTTCAAGGTGCACCCCGACACCCGTACCGAGACGACCTCTCAGTTCTTCTTCCCCGAGGGCTTCCTGGTGAAGGTGTACGCGCGCCGGCCGTACTCGCGGCGCCCCGCACCGGAGCACCCCAACCAACGGGACAGCCGCTACAGGTCCTCCGGGGCCGCCATGACACTGGCCCCCTCGCCTGACGGCGACGGCTACCGGGCCGCGTACACCGTGGGAATCGCCTGA